In the Candidatus Aegiribacteria sp. genome, CAAGTAGATCATCATCGGTATCCGGCGGATCGAAAGTCAATAGAATGACTCCTTCCGGAGCAAGAACCCGCCTGATTTCTTTGATGGCTGTCTGTGCGGCTTCATAAGTAACATGATCCAATGCTGCTATGCAGATTGCACCAGCAAAGTAATTGTCCGGAAATGGGATATGGTCAAACGTTCCTCTCTCGAATGTTCCGGTAAGATCATGCAAAGCGAATCTTTTCCGACATAACTCGACCGCCCCTTCAGCGACATCCACACCGCAGACCACATATCCGCTTTGAGCTAAATAATGAGCGTTGCGTCCGCCGCCGCAACCCAGGTCGAGAACTGCGGCATCGTTCTTCAAGTAGTTCTTACAGAAGCCAGCCAGCGCATTTGATGGTTTGCTGCGAGAAAAATCGCAGGAATTTACATCTATTTCTCCGAATCGTTCTTCCCAGTAGTCTTTTGCGGTAGGCATAGTCAGTCTCCTTACAATATTCGCCGCTCAACGCTGGTTTCACCAGATACAAGTATCATATTTCAATCTCGATTTTGCCTTCCAGATATTTTTTGGCTTTGCCGGATATAAGAACTCGATCATCAAGGACTTCACAGGTTAACTCACCGCCCCGTGATGACAGTTGTTTTGCGCTGAATCGTTTAGAACCAATTCTGGATGCCCAGTATGGCGCGAGTTGTGTATATGCGGAACCGGTTACCGGGTCTTCGGGGATTCCGTATTTAGGTGCGAAGAACCGTGCAACAAAATCGTAACGAGTGGACTTTGCTGTAATAATGACACCACGAAGATCGAGTTTTTTCAGCTGCTCAAAATCCGGTTTTGCCGATTCAATATCAGCTTCATGATCGAAAACAACGATGAAATCTTCTGACTTCAAACATTCAACAGGTACTGTATCGAATGCTTTGACGATTTCTTCTGGGATATCGCAGGAAACGGGAGGTTGCGCCGGAAAATCCATAACCAGCCACTCATCGTCCTTCGTTACGGTTAGTATTCCAGATCTGGAATCAAACTCAATCCTGTTTCTTTTGTGGCCGAGAATATTGAAGAGAACGTAAGCTGCTGCCAATGTTGCGTGACCGCACAGATCCACTTCTCCTTCCGGGGTAAACCATCTGATATGGAAGCCGTTGCCAATTGGTACAAAAAACGCGGTTTCAGATAAATTGTTCTCTTCTGCAATAGACAGCATTACTTCATCAGGCATCCACCCGTTCAATGGACAGACAGCTGCCGGATTGCCTTCAAACAACCTTGATGCAAACGCATCTATCTGGTACAGGGTTAGTTCCATTTGTTTTCTTCCTTCTGAGCTGCGTTACTACAGAGAACATTATTGACATACATGTTGTATTGATATATTTAAATATATGGGAATTGTATCTGTGTAACTAGTTATAGATAATATACATGTACGATGGTACGATCTGTACGGTTACTGGGGTACAGTTAGGCCGAAAGCATTCCCAGAGGGTGGAATCATGAAGCGATTGTTAGTTACAGCAGTGCTGCTTCTAATTTCAACAGCATCTGCCGATATTGATCTCGTAAGCAGGGATGATGCTTCCTACATAATCTGGTCGCTTGATGATCGTTCTGCATATCTCGCAAGGGTATCCGATGAGTACCATATCGTATCATTGGGTGATTTCTTCCACGTATCTCTATCCATAATCAGCAGCGATAGCACTGAATACCTGGCTGCAGGCTGCACTAATGAAATTTGGTGGCTTGATCCCGGCTACCTGATGGTGATGGATATAGGATCAATGGAGGTACTGAATTCAAGAGAAATATCCGTTGATAACATGGGTTTCCAAGCGGGAGCGAATGCTTTTGATGAGATTCACCTTGATAAATATTCATCAGGTTCCGACAGTTGCTTAATAGTCTGCAGCACTCACTGTTGCGTGACGGACCAGTCCTTCTATTCGGTGTACATTGCTTCCTGCTTCGTTGATTTCTCCGATACAGGTTCGATTATTTTATACGATACGCTTTCAACTGAGATCCACAATTACGCATATTCGATGCAGCCGTTTTTCGGTCCGTTGAGTACTCAGCAGCTCCGGCATCTTTCGGTAACAGCACATTGTACAGCCTGCCCCATGAGTCATTTCCAGGGAAGTATAAGTTCTCACTTGCATCAGATTACTCCTATTTCAAGGATAGATGAGATGTGGAGTCACAGATTTTACATCGTTTATACAACAGGCGGCGTACCTTTTGATCTTGGATTAGTTGGTGCTGGTTCGAGTTCCTCTGAATCCGTTGTTTTATGGGAAGATACGTCAGGGGTAATGCAGTATTCGGTTTTCACCGACAGCATAGCACCGGATGCCACGTATGGATTCCCATTTACTGCTCCGGCTTTCTCCAATACAGTGGCCATGTCAGGAAATCCTGAAGACTCCGGGCTGCTTCTTGTCTGGTACGATAGCAGTTTGCAGGAAATTCGAGCTCGTCATTACGAGTCCGAATGGAACGATTTCAATTATGTGATAGCCAGTTGTCCATCCGGTATCTCTCATGGGAATATAGCAGTATACAGTGTCACAGATGGGTACTATATAGCATGGTTGCCTGATGGCGCGACTCAGCCGGAACTGGTATTCGTTGATCGCGCCACAGTAACGGGTATTCATGACGGGCAAGAGTCTCCATTGGTATTTCCGATTGTCAATATTTCTTCAAATCCATTCACTGAATGCGTATCATTAACGCTGGAAAACGCTGTCTCTGTGGAAGAACTGCTTGTATTCGATATGTCTGGCAGGATAGTACGTTCACTGAAATCCACTGATAGTGGATCGTTCCATTGGGATGGAAGCAACACCCAGGGTTCCAGTGTTTCCAGCGGAGTGTACATTGTTCTTGGTATTTCAGAATACAGGAATGTCTCGGCAAGACTTGTAAAGATATAGATGAGTGATGTAATATCTTCTCGAATCAATTCTTTTTCTCAAATCAACATGCGATGGTAGCCCTTTTCGGGGTACAGTTCCTCGATGCTGTCATCAAGAAATTGTTTCGGCTGAGAATCCTGGTAGTAGAGCTTTCCGCAGACAAGGATGAGCCCGGCTTCTTCAAAGGCAGATGTATCAGCTGAGGGTTCAAAGGGAGTAAGGCCGGTTATCCTGGCCTTTGAACTCCATCTGTTTTTAGATTGTTATCGATGTGCTTGTGATAATCGTATAGTTCGAATCAAAATTATCCGCTCCGTCCGCGCCGTGGGCAAATACAACAGAATAACTCTGTCCTTCAGAGAGCGCGTTGTCGTAAAGATCACCTGAATCAAGTGGAGTTGTGAAGGAGATGGTTGTTGTTCCTGAACCCTCACTGCCGGATTTGGCCGATACGTTCTGTTCACCGCCCTGCAGATCGCTGTCGGAAACATGGGTATTACTGTCAACCCCGAAATCATCCCTGATGTTGACAGATGAACCGCTTACGTACCCGATTATTATGTTGGAATCATGCATCAGATAAGATCCCGCAAACCCGACGGCTATCCATCCGGATGAGGGGCCCTCGAGTTCGATTTCAAGATTGCTGTCCTGAACTTTCCACCTCAGTGTGAAACCATCATGTGTTTTTGTGTTCCAGCCGCCCGGATCGAATGGATCGTCCCCGCACGCCAGTGATAGCATCAGTATAGAAAGGAGAGCGATGGTAATTTTGCAGTATTTCATCATTATAGTATCCTCCCGATAGAATTGCAGTTTATACTTGAAACAAATATGGTAAGTCTCTGTTCCCCGGTAAATAGATGCCACTTGAAAATTTCTTGCCAATTCCACAGAATAG is a window encoding:
- a CDS encoding PhzF family phenazine biosynthesis protein, with protein sequence MELTLYQIDAFASRLFEGNPAAVCPLNGWMPDEVMLSIAEENNLSETAFFVPIGNGFHIRWFTPEGEVDLCGHATLAAAYVLFNILGHKRNRIEFDSRSGILTVTKDDEWLVMDFPAQPPVSCDIPEEIVKAFDTVPVECLKSEDFIVVFDHEADIESAKPDFEQLKKLDLRGVIITAKSTRYDFVARFFAPKYGIPEDPVTGSAYTQLAPYWASRIGSKRFSAKQLSSRGGELTCEVLDDRVLISGKAKKYLEGKIEIEI
- a CDS encoding class I SAM-dependent methyltransferase, translating into MPTAKDYWEERFGEIDVNSCDFSRSKPSNALAGFCKNYLKNDAAVLDLGCGGGRNAHYLAQSGYVVCGVDVAEGAVELCRKRFALHDLTGTFERGTFDHIPFPDNYFAGAICIAALDHVTYEAAQTAIKEIRRVLAPEGVILLTFDPPDTDDDLLDEADVQEDGTLVFVRGEQSGMVFRRYRDEEITLLLDKKQIISFNYSDTGSRIIICR